The nucleotide window CTTGCCCAGTTCATCGCCCATGGCGATCACCAGGATCGCAGCCTTCTTCACCCCGGACAAACGCGCCAGTTGCGCCCGCAATGCCGGGGTGATCGTATCGACCACCGCGGTGGCCTCAGCTGCGGTTGCCACGTTCTCCGCCATCCCTTCCTCCCTTGACTTTCTGCTTCGCGCGGCTCTGCATCCCAGCTATGCATCCGTGTGGATCCAGCTTTGCAACAGCCGCGTACTCTGTTGTGGCTCCCTGCGCAGGTGCTCGCTGACCGAATCAAAGACTGCCTGGGCCTGCAACCGCTGACGCTCGGCAGCCACCTCCTCCGGCGTCGCTTCGGCCGCAGCTGGAAGCGCGGCAACATTGGCTGCGGGAGCAGGCAGCGCCGGCGGTGTGGCGATCGCCTGCACCTGCCGCATCACCGGACGGATCACAAACCAGAACAGCACCAGAGCACAGAGCAGTAGACCTCCATAGCGGAAGAGCGGCGCCGCCTGTCCTGCCGTCTGCATCAGCCGCTCCCCAAGCGGCGCCGGGGCCAGACCGCTCTCGTCAAAGGGAAGGCTCTCCACGCTCACCAGATCGCCGCGTGTCGCATCATAACCAACTGTGGCCTTGACTAGATCGGTCATCCGCGTCATCTCTTCCTGCGACCGCGGCTGCCAACGCGCCTGCTTGCCCGTTCCCACCTGCTGGTAATTGATCAGCACGGCCGCATTCACCCGGTGCAGCCGCCCCGCCCCCTGCGTCACATGCCTCACCCGCTTCGATGCGGCATATGTGTTGGATTCCTGCTTGGCCGACTCCAGGCTGGAGGTCGAACTTGGATAGACAGGCGGCTGGGTATTCGGAGCATTGCTGGCCGTGCCCGGCACACCAGTGGCGGCTGGCGCGGGAGTAGCCTCACGATCCGATTTCTGACTGGTCAGCGTGACCACGGTGTTGGGATCATAGGTCTCATCGACCTCATCGCTGGCGGCGGTATCGTAATCGAGATCGACCGAGGCATGCACGTTGCCGACACCGGCCACAGGCTCAAGCGTGGCCATCAACTTGTCAGCCATGCTCTGCTCAAGCGCCGCAGTCTCCACGCTCGAACTCTTCTTGCCAAGCTGCCTGCCCGTGCTGTCCACCAGCACAACATTCTCCGCGTGCAGATCGTCGACCGAGGCTGCTACCAGATTGCGGATCGCCTCCGCGCTCTCTGTCGAAAGGTCACGATGCCGCAGCTTGAGCACAACCGAAGCCTTCGCGTCCCGCTGCTGCTCGCTGAAGAGCGAATCGTGCGGCAGCACAAGATTCACCCGCGCGCTTTCGACATCGGCCAATGTGGAGATGGTATGTTCGAGCTCGCCTTCGAGCGCACGCTGATAATTCACCTTCTCCTCGAACTCCGAACCGATCCAGTTCGGCTTGTCGAAGAGATCAAAGCCCATGCGGCCGCTGCGCGGACCGCCCTTGGCCGCGGTCAGCAGCCGCGCCTTGTCAAGCGAATCGGCCGGCACGCGCAGGGTTCCACCATCCGGCGTCACGTTGT belongs to Silvibacterium dinghuense and includes:
- the fliF gene encoding flagellar basal-body MS-ring/collar protein FliF; this translates as MAERDAQTETRAEIRPEMRGEGAASTGGARSLRERAAPAVALAFGRFLEGWQRLERRQRQWLGIGAVLALLSIIAVGWYATRTDWRTLYSGLDTEDEREMATALSGAGIPYNVTPDGGTLRVPADSLDKARLLTAAKGGPRSGRMGFDLFDKPNWIGSEFEEKVNYQRALEGELEHTISTLADVESARVNLVLPHDSLFSEQQRDAKASVVLKLRHRDLSTESAEAIRNLVAASVDDLHAENVVLVDSTGRQLGKKSSSVETAALEQSMADKLMATLEPVAGVGNVHASVDLDYDTAASDEVDETYDPNTVVTLTSQKSDREATPAPAATGVPGTASNAPNTQPPVYPSSTSSLESAKQESNTYAASKRVRHVTQGAGRLHRVNAAVLINYQQVGTGKQARWQPRSQEEMTRMTDLVKATVGYDATRGDLVSVESLPFDESGLAPAPLGERLMQTAGQAAPLFRYGGLLLCALVLFWFVIRPVMRQVQAIATPPALPAPAANVAALPAAAEATPEEVAAERQRLQAQAVFDSVSEHLRREPQQSTRLLQSWIHTDA